A genome region from Halorussus pelagicus includes the following:
- a CDS encoding phospholipase D-like domain-containing protein, whose protein sequence is MSSSRALTPTLLAAVLLVVVAPAAIPAAPAGATAESPVNHGVTAAANDAMTATGTPEIVSLYPNPVADEDAGEFVVLQIPDRTNLSAWALADGEATVSLPNATVSGRVAVSTAPEFARNLTDARVLALDGHFSLANGGETVRLVRGNRTIGSVTYENAPESERWHRTTGDDRWRWTPLGATDFGVARTGPTEARAFVLPDAPNVPVETLRSADRRILLAGYSFASPRVADLLADAASRGVSVRVLVDGAPVGGLTRRSAKILDSLVARGVEVRVLGGPRARYDFHHPKYAVADDRALVLTENWKPSGTGGHANRGWGAVVRSEAAAGRLAEVFEADADYRGAKSWSEFRRGESFTPADGTPANETYPSKVTPSNITVASSSVLVAPDNAEDALLDRLDAADESIRVQQVSVGGRRHSLLRATLRAARRGVEVDVLLSSAWYVKEDNEKLVKWLNGRAEREDLPLDARLADPRGRYEKIHAKGVVVDGETAVVGSLNWNNNSARENREVAVLLHGEEAGAYYADAFDADWEASAGEGGYGGSNRVPVGLLAAVAIGAVVAILVAKREVVFEKRR, encoded by the coding sequence GTGACCGCGGCCGCAAACGACGCGATGACCGCGACTGGAACACCCGAAATCGTCTCGCTCTACCCGAATCCCGTCGCGGACGAGGATGCCGGGGAGTTCGTCGTCCTCCAGATTCCCGACCGGACGAACCTCTCTGCGTGGGCGCTCGCCGACGGCGAAGCGACCGTCTCGCTCCCGAACGCGACCGTTTCGGGTCGGGTCGCCGTCTCGACCGCCCCCGAGTTCGCGCGAAACCTGACCGACGCTCGCGTCCTCGCGCTCGACGGTCACTTCTCACTGGCGAACGGCGGCGAGACGGTCCGACTGGTTCGCGGAAACAGAACCATAGGGAGTGTCACGTACGAAAACGCTCCCGAGAGCGAACGCTGGCACCGAACGACCGGCGACGACCGCTGGCGGTGGACGCCCCTCGGTGCGACGGACTTCGGCGTCGCCCGGACCGGACCGACCGAAGCGCGGGCGTTCGTCCTGCCCGACGCGCCCAACGTTCCCGTCGAGACGCTTCGCTCGGCCGACCGGCGCATCCTGCTGGCGGGCTACAGCTTCGCTTCCCCACGAGTCGCCGACCTGCTGGCCGACGCCGCAAGCAGGGGCGTCTCCGTCCGCGTGCTGGTGGACGGCGCGCCGGTCGGCGGTCTCACCCGGCGGTCAGCAAAGATTCTCGACTCGCTGGTCGCCCGCGGCGTCGAAGTTCGTGTCCTCGGCGGGCCGCGCGCCCGCTACGACTTCCACCACCCGAAGTACGCCGTCGCGGACGACCGCGCGCTCGTACTGACCGAGAACTGGAAGCCATCGGGGACCGGCGGCCACGCGAACCGCGGGTGGGGCGCGGTCGTACGGAGCGAGGCGGCCGCGGGCCGCCTCGCAGAGGTGTTCGAGGCTGATGCCGACTACCGGGGCGCGAAATCGTGGTCCGAATTCCGTCGGGGAGAGAGCTTTACCCCCGCCGACGGCACACCCGCGAACGAGACGTACCCGTCGAAGGTCACACCGAGCAATATTACGGTTGCTTCGAGCAGTGTTCTCGTTGCTCCCGACAATGCAGAGGATGCTTTACTCGACCGACTCGACGCCGCCGACGAGTCCATTCGCGTCCAGCAGGTCTCGGTCGGCGGGCGAAGACACTCACTCCTTCGTGCGACCCTCCGGGCCGCGCGCCGAGGCGTCGAGGTCGATGTACTGCTGAGTAGCGCGTGGTACGTCAAGGAAGACAACGAAAAGTTGGTCAAGTGGCTGAACGGGCGCGCCGAGAGAGAAGACCTGCCGCTCGACGCGCGCCTCGCCGACCCGCGAGGACGCTACGAGAAGATTCACGCCAAGGGCGTGGTCGTGGACGGCGAGACGGCGGTGGTCGGAAGTTTGAACTGGAACAACAACTCGGCACGGGAGAACCGAGAAGTCGCCGTGCTGTTACACGGCGAGGAGGCGGGCGCGTACTACGCCGACGCCTTCGACGCCGACTGGGAGGCGAGCGCGGGCGAAGGCGGATACGGCGGGTCGAATCGCGTTCCGGTCGGCCTGCTCGCGGCGGTGGCTATCGGTGCCGTCGTCGCAATTCTGGTCGCAAAACGGGAGGTGGTCTTCGAGAAGCGCCGCTAA
- a CDS encoding DHH family phosphoesterase: MTSTADSGEVVVYDLDPACTLEDVSEGNYYHATVNGVVDYGVFVDLSESVSGLAHESNYEGSYAVGDDLVVELTEIRENGDLSFDPVELDDYETVEVGHDYDISDAGDLSDAVGETVHLEGEIVQIKQTGGPTIFHVSDETGVVPCAAFEEAGVRAYPEVEIDDVVRVTGQVDERGNSLQVEVDSLDVLTDGEADDVRERLSAALDERAQPHETEPLVEWPALTQMFPDLEEVARQLRRTVLESRPIRVRHHADGDGMCASIPVQYALEQFIEETHQDPEAKRHLFKRLPSKAPFYEMEDVTRDLNFALEDQARHGQKLPLLLMLDNGSTAEDVPAYKNLAHYDIPIVVVDHHHPDPEAVEPYVDNHVNPYLYDEDYRITTGMMCVELARMIWPPITEELRHVPAVAGLCDRSKADAMTDYVELAESEGYEEAFLRDVGEALDYEAHWLKYDAGRNLINDVLNVGNGDGDERHRELVSFLSETAESEVEDQLDAAMPHVEHERLESDANLYRIDVENHAHRFTYPAPGKTTGEIHDRKVQETGEPVITIGYGPDFAVLRSDGVRLDIPEMVTELNEEIVGGGVSGGGHLVVGSIKFVPGMREEVLDALVEKMADAELDEALQSTTVGHEQDD, translated from the coding sequence ATGACATCTACCGCTGACTCGGGCGAGGTCGTCGTCTACGACCTCGACCCGGCCTGCACCCTCGAAGACGTTTCAGAGGGCAACTACTACCACGCCACCGTCAACGGCGTGGTCGATTACGGCGTGTTCGTGGACCTCTCGGAGTCGGTCTCCGGACTCGCTCACGAGTCGAACTACGAGGGTAGCTACGCGGTCGGCGACGATCTCGTGGTGGAATTGACCGAGATTCGGGAGAACGGCGACCTCAGCTTCGACCCCGTGGAACTCGACGACTACGAGACCGTCGAAGTCGGCCACGACTACGACATCTCCGACGCGGGCGACCTCTCGGACGCGGTCGGCGAAACCGTCCACCTCGAAGGCGAAATCGTCCAGATAAAGCAGACTGGCGGCCCGACCATCTTCCACGTCAGCGACGAGACCGGCGTGGTCCCCTGCGCCGCGTTCGAGGAGGCTGGCGTCCGCGCGTACCCCGAGGTCGAAATCGACGACGTGGTTCGCGTGACCGGGCAGGTAGACGAGCGCGGCAACTCCCTACAGGTCGAAGTCGATTCGCTGGACGTGCTGACCGACGGCGAGGCCGACGACGTGCGCGAGCGCCTCTCGGCCGCGCTCGACGAGCGCGCCCAGCCCCACGAGACCGAACCGCTCGTGGAGTGGCCCGCGCTGACCCAGATGTTCCCCGACCTCGAAGAAGTCGCGCGCCAACTTCGCCGGACCGTCCTCGAAAGTCGGCCCATCCGCGTGCGCCACCACGCTGACGGCGACGGGATGTGCGCCTCGATTCCGGTCCAGTACGCCTTGGAGCAGTTCATCGAGGAGACTCACCAAGACCCCGAGGCCAAGCGCCACCTCTTCAAGCGCCTGCCGAGCAAGGCACCCTTCTACGAGATGGAGGACGTGACCCGCGACCTGAACTTCGCGCTCGAAGATCAGGCCCGTCACGGCCAGAAACTCCCGCTCCTGCTGATGCTCGACAACGGGAGCACCGCCGAGGACGTGCCCGCGTACAAGAACCTCGCACACTACGACATCCCCATCGTCGTTGTCGATCACCATCACCCCGACCCGGAGGCGGTCGAACCCTACGTGGACAACCACGTCAATCCGTACCTCTACGACGAGGACTACCGCATCACGACCGGGATGATGTGCGTCGAACTGGCGCGGATGATTTGGCCGCCCATCACCGAGGAACTCCGCCACGTCCCCGCGGTCGCGGGACTCTGTGACCGCTCGAAGGCCGACGCGATGACCGACTACGTGGAACTCGCCGAGTCTGAGGGCTACGAAGAGGCCTTCCTCCGCGACGTGGGCGAGGCGCTGGACTACGAGGCCCACTGGCTGAAGTACGACGCCGGGCGCAACCTCATCAACGACGTGCTGAACGTCGGTAACGGAGATGGCGACGAGCGCCACCGCGAACTCGTCTCGTTCCTCTCGGAGACTGCCGAGTCCGAGGTCGAGGACCAACTCGACGCCGCCATGCCTCACGTCGAACACGAGCGTCTGGAGAGCGACGCGAACCTCTACCGCATCGACGTGGAGAACCACGCCCACCGGTTCACCTACCCCGCGCCGGGCAAGACCACGGGCGAAATCCACGACCGGAAGGTCCAAGAGACCGGCGAACCGGTCATCACCATCGGCTACGGGCCGGACTTCGCAGTTCTCCGGAGCGACGGCGTGCGCCTCGACATCCCCGAGATGGTGACGGAACTCAACGAGGAAATCGTCGGCGGCGGCGTCTCGGGCGGCGGCCACCTCGTCGTCGGGTCCATCAAGTTCGTCCCCGGCATGCGCGAGGAAGTGCTGGACGCGCTGGTCGAGAAGATGGCCGACGCCGAACTCGACGAGGCGTTGCAGAGTACGACCGTCGGTCACGAGCAGGACGACTGA
- a CDS encoding Mov34/MPN/PAD-1 family protein, producing MRLFRSSEILGIAEDAMQFALAASEDAHPHEYMGFLRGEDARSLGLERDGTVITDVLVIPGTETNSVSATVKTSQVPNDFNSVGSVHSHPNGVLKPSKEDLATFGRGKVHIIIGYPYERGDWQAFDREGEPRDLDVLDVSLPEGESFFDFTQADIDAELDYNFDEDADAP from the coding sequence ATGCGGTTGTTCCGGTCGAGCGAAATCCTCGGCATCGCCGAAGACGCCATGCAGTTCGCGTTGGCGGCGTCCGAGGACGCTCACCCTCACGAGTATATGGGCTTTCTCCGCGGCGAGGACGCGCGGTCGCTCGGACTCGAACGCGACGGGACCGTCATCACCGACGTGCTGGTCATCCCCGGCACGGAGACCAACTCGGTGAGCGCCACCGTCAAGACGAGCCAAGTGCCCAACGACTTCAACTCCGTCGGGTCGGTCCACTCCCACCCGAACGGGGTCTTGAAGCCGAGCAAAGAGGACTTGGCCACCTTCGGCAGAGGGAAAGTCCACATCATCATCGGCTACCCCTACGAACGTGGGGACTGGCAGGCGTTCGACCGGGAGGGCGAACCGCGAGACCTCGACGTGCTCGACGTGTCGCTCCCCGAGGGCGAATCGTTCTTCGATTTCACGCAGGCCGACATCGACGCCGAGTTAGACTACAACTTCGACGAGGACGCGGACGCACCGTGA
- a CDS encoding adenylyltransferase/cytidyltransferase family protein, whose amino-acid sequence MTHVIAQGTFDILHPGHVHYLRDARAFGDRLTVIVARRENVTHKAPPILPNRQRRDMVAALDPVDDARVGHPDDIFAPIEELDPDVIALGHDQHHDAAAIEDELARRGIDCEVRRASPLDPAYEGELLSTGHIIDRIVEQRDGE is encoded by the coding sequence ATGACCCACGTCATCGCACAGGGAACGTTCGATATTCTCCATCCCGGACACGTCCACTACCTCCGGGATGCGAGGGCGTTCGGCGACCGACTCACGGTCATCGTCGCCAGACGGGAGAACGTCACCCACAAAGCACCGCCGATACTGCCGAACCGCCAGCGCCGCGATATGGTCGCGGCGCTCGACCCGGTGGACGACGCGCGCGTCGGCCACCCCGACGACATCTTCGCGCCCATCGAGGAACTGGACCCGGACGTTATCGCGCTGGGCCACGACCAGCACCACGACGCCGCGGCCATCGAGGACGAACTCGCTCGGCGCGGCATCGACTGCGAGGTCCGGCGTGCGAGTCCACTCGACCCGGCCTACGAGGGCGAACTGCTCTCGACGGGCCACATCATCGACCGGATTGTAGAACAGCGAGACGGCGAGTAA
- a CDS encoding NAD(P)/FAD-dependent oxidoreductase — protein sequence MTEKVVVVGAGYAGAGAVQSLEDELEHADVELTWISENNYHLVLHEAHRVIRDPRVEDDITIPVGDIASPSTRFVQARVESVDTDDQTVELDGDDAVEYDYLVVGIGSQTAYYGIPGMEENALTLKSLDDAHEIHQQVKDAASTASRNDPAKVVIGGAGLSGIQSAGEVAEYRDEHRAPIDIYLVEALEEIMPGQDSELQGTVRRHLEEADVEILTDDPITEADEDAIHFDEGDPLDYDVFVWTGGITGQDALDDTDLDNEHNRVTSESTFQTSDENVFAIGDSAIIDQGENPAPPTAQAAWQAAEVVGENIARAINDQPLETWSYEDKGTLISIGETAVAHDVQAGGVSVPFRTFNSYPAKFLKKAVAARWIADVSSLPRALKAWDSL from the coding sequence ATGACTGAGAAAGTCGTCGTGGTCGGCGCGGGTTACGCTGGTGCAGGCGCGGTTCAGAGCCTCGAAGACGAGTTGGAGCATGCGGACGTAGAACTGACGTGGATTTCCGAGAACAACTACCACCTCGTTCTTCACGAAGCGCACCGCGTCATCCGTGACCCGAGAGTCGAAGACGACATCACGATTCCGGTCGGCGACATCGCTAGCCCGAGTACGCGATTCGTGCAGGCCCGCGTCGAGAGCGTCGATACGGACGACCAAACGGTCGAACTCGACGGCGACGACGCCGTCGAATACGACTACCTAGTGGTCGGAATCGGGAGCCAGACCGCCTACTACGGCATCCCCGGCATGGAGGAGAACGCCCTGACGCTCAAGAGTCTGGACGACGCCCACGAGATTCACCAGCAGGTCAAAGACGCCGCCTCGACGGCCTCGCGCAACGACCCCGCAAAGGTCGTCATCGGCGGTGCAGGTCTCTCGGGCATCCAGAGCGCGGGCGAGGTCGCGGAGTACCGCGACGAACACCGCGCGCCCATCGACATCTACCTCGTGGAAGCGCTCGAAGAGATCATGCCCGGACAGGACTCGGAGTTGCAGGGCACGGTCCGGCGACACCTCGAAGAAGCCGACGTCGAAATCCTGACCGACGACCCCATCACGGAGGCCGACGAGGACGCCATCCACTTCGACGAGGGCGACCCGCTCGACTACGACGTGTTCGTCTGGACCGGCGGCATCACCGGGCAGGACGCGCTCGACGACACCGACCTCGACAACGAACACAACCGCGTCACCTCCGAGTCTACCTTCCAGACCAGCGACGAGAACGTCTTCGCCATCGGCGACTCGGCCATCATCGACCAGGGCGAGAACCCCGCGCCGCCGACCGCGCAGGCCGCGTGGCAGGCCGCCGAAGTCGTCGGGGAGAACATCGCTCGCGCCATCAACGACCAACCGCTCGAAACGTGGTCCTACGAGGACAAGGGGACGCTCATCTCCATCGGCGAGACTGCCGTCGCCCACGACGTGCAGGCCGGTGGCGTCTCGGTTCCGTTCCGGACGTTCAACTCCTACCCCGCGAAGTTCCTCAAGAAGGCCGTCGCCGCGCGCTGGATTGCGGACGTGAGTTCGCTCCCGCGCGCGCTCAAGGCGTGGGACTCGCTGTAG
- a CDS encoding Rrf2 family transcriptional regulator encodes MSTIELTASQKKILRALVDLHRETEDAVKGEDIADEVDRNPGTIRNQMQSLKALQLVEGVPGPKGGYKPTANAFDALGVQNMDQEAEVPIALDGELLEDLNVEEIDLASVHHPELCRAEIHVRGSVGQFHEGDSVRVGPTPLSKLVIHGSVDGKDDTNNILILKLESMEAPAEEPEH; translated from the coding sequence ATGTCCACAATCGAACTGACGGCGAGTCAAAAGAAGATCCTCCGCGCGCTCGTGGACCTCCACCGCGAGACCGAGGACGCCGTAAAAGGTGAAGATATCGCCGACGAAGTCGATCGGAACCCCGGTACTATTCGGAACCAGATGCAGAGTCTCAAGGCCCTCCAACTCGTCGAAGGCGTCCCCGGTCCGAAAGGCGGGTACAAGCCGACGGCCAACGCGTTCGATGCGCTCGGCGTCCAGAACATGGACCAAGAGGCAGAGGTCCCCATCGCTCTTGACGGCGAACTGCTCGAAGACCTCAACGTCGAGGAAATCGACCTCGCCAGCGTCCACCACCCGGAACTCTGCCGAGCCGAAATCCACGTCCGCGGGTCGGTGGGGCAGTTTCACGAGGGCGACAGCGTCCGCGTCGGACCGACGCCCCTCTCGAAACTCGTCATCCACGGGTCCGTGGACGGGAAAGACGACACGAACAACATCCTAATTCTGAAGCTCGAATCGATGGAAGCCCCCGCCGAGGAACCTGAACACTAA